Proteins co-encoded in one Puntigrus tetrazona isolate hp1 unplaced genomic scaffold, ASM1883169v1 S000000649, whole genome shotgun sequence genomic window:
- the LOC122334842 gene encoding serine/threonine-protein kinase pim-2-like: MREKKWRFWKRLACFHFSRPRAGKSEKAQDEKVEQSEKLEQAGSSRCSDGQISLQNITCDVHQEAPSSKVLPSSEEQQRKEHLQEECVEDNLSEGEIKSPLTEQQDSEVAMSSETKLGEGGFGAVFKGVRCKDGFPVALKFVKKNENMKYINIPDHAEPVPLEIGLTVLANKGPSSPHIVELLDWQEFPDHYVMVLQCPSPCENLFDYLERCGGILDENLARHVMQQVVEAADKCCSRGVLHRDIKLENLLVNTDNLDVTLIDFGCGDLLHEMPYSTFSGTEEYCPPEYSETGKYHGRPATVFSLGVVLYTLVCGYYPDHTDLDKSKNWLWYLPSLSKECSHLINACLHPNPEERMPLDRLLLHDWFNVIPKVVETRAPCYGHTGSALQSA; this comes from the exons atgagggaaaaaaaatggaggttttGGAAGAGGTTGGCCTGTTTCCACTTCTCTCGCCCAAGAGCTGGGAAGAGTGAGAAAGCTCAGGATGAGAAAGTGGAGCAAAGCGAGAAGCTGGAGCAGGCTGGATCTTCTAGGtgctctgatg GTCAGATTTCtctgcagaacatcacatgtgatgttcatcaGGAAGCTCCGAGCTCTAAAGTCCTCCCCTCTTCTGAAGAGCAGCAGAGGAAGGAGCATCTTCAGGAGGAGTGTGTCGAAGATAATCTGTCCGAAGGAGAGATTAAGTCCCCGttgacagaacaacaggacAGTGAAGTGGCCATGAGCAGTGAGA ctaaactgggtgaaggaggattcGGTGCTGTTTTCAAGGGAGTGCGATGCAAGGATGGCTTTccg gtggcactgaaatttgtcaaaaaaaacgaaaacatgaaatatatcaacatt CCTGATCACGCCGAACCCGTTCCCCTGGAAATCGGCCTGACCGTCCTTGCCAATAAGGGTCCCAGCTCACCCCACATCGttgagctgctggactggcaggagTTTCCAGACCATTATGTTATGGTCTTGCAGTGCCCCTCGCCCTGTGAGAACCTGTTTGATTATTTGGAGCGCTGTGGAGGCATCTTAGATGAAAACCTTGCACGGCACGTGATGCAGCAGGTCGTCGAGGCTGCTGACAAATGCTGCAGCCGCGGAGTTCTTCATAGAGACATCAAACTGGAGAACTTGTTAGTTAACACAGACAACCTGGACGTGACTCTGATTGATTTTGGCTGCGGGGACCTGCTGCATGAAATGCCGTACAGCACCTTTAGTG GTACAGAGGAATACTGCCCCCCTGAATATTCAGAGACGGGCAAGTACCACGGACGGCCagcaacagtgttttcactggGGGTGGTTTTGTACACTTTGGTCTGCGGCTATTATCCAGACCACACCGATCTGGACAAGAGCAAGAACTGGCTGTGGTATCTGCCCAGCTTGTCAAAAG aatgcagcCATTTGATCAACGCCTGCCTGCATCCCAACCCCGAGGAGAGAATGCCTCTTGACAGACTCCTTCTCCACGACTGGTTTAAC GTCATCCCAAAAGTCGTAGAGACAAGAGCACCCTGCTACGgccacacaggaagtgccctGCAGTCAGCGTAG
- the LOC122334843 gene encoding serine/threonine-protein kinase pim-3-like: MVSLTRCEDRRSISCFFLSFFNKYFLSDPLTQKRPTQKAEELYSQAALDSESDQTNRKRKWQSGSQGDQHPSTSCRRPAKRSRRGTYVKGSLLGRGGFGSVFTGTRRSDGLPVAIKYVSKVTPQRRLKVEGHGRLPLEVALMTLVNSAPACPNVLQLVEWFDSPAQYIMILERPVPCQDLQSFFEENGYLDESLAKKVLLQLISALKHCESRGVLHRDVKPQNLLISTDSHEVKLLDFGCGHLVKDSAYRWFSGTLQSRPPEWFGQRRYHAGPATVWSVGVTLYKILCGWLPFRVTRRVTSKSILRFPRKLSTGKRHKSCDVCCFVLQNTSAVLCVTECRQLISACLSAAAADRPTLDDIELHPG, from the exons ATGGTGAGCCTGACCAGGTGTGAGGATCGGCGGTCAatatcttgtttctttctttcattctttaacaaatattttttgtctgaTCCgctgacacagaaacggccaactcagAAGGCAGAGGAGCTATATAGCCAGGCAGCTCTTGACTCGGAGTCGGATCAGactaacaggaagaggaagtggcaGAGCGGCAGTCAGGGAGATCAGCATCCATCCACCTCATGCAGAAGACCTGCCAAACGCTCTCGCAGAG GAACATATGTGAAGGGTTCATTGCTGGGaagaggtggattcggctctgTGTTTACTGGGACACGCAGGTCtgatggactgcca gttgccatcaaatatgTCTCTAAAGTCACGCCGCAGAGGAGACTGAAAGTT GAAGGACATGGCcggctgccgctggaggtggcattGATGACTCTGGTGAATtcagctcctgcctgccccaatgTCCTGCAGCTCGTGGAGTGGTTTGACAGTCCCGCTCAATACatcatgatcctggagcgtcccgttccttgccaagatctccagagtttctttGAGGAGAACGGCTACCTGGATGAGAGCCTGGcaaagaaagtgctgctgcagctcatCAGTGCgttgaaacactgcgagagccgcggagtcctgcaccgggacgtcaagcCCCAGAACCTGCTGATTTCCACGGACTCACATGaagtcaagctgctggactttggctgtggaCACCTAGTAAAGGACTCGGCCTACAGATGGTTTTCAG gcactcttcagtcaCGCCCTCCTGAATGGTTCGGTCAGCGTCGCTATCATGCAGGACCGGCTACTGTTTGGTCAGTCGGGGTGACTCTCTATAAAATCCTGTGCGGGTGGTTGCCCTTCAGAGTCACACGGAgagtcacctccaaaagcataCTGCGCTTCCCTCGaaagctgtctacaggcaagagacacaaATCCTGTGacgtttgttgttttgtgttgcagAACACAagtgctgtgttgtgtgtaacagagtgccgtcagttGATCAGCGCGTGTCTCAGTGCAGCGGCGGCAGATCGGCCCACTTTAGATGACATTGAGCTCcaccctggttaa